One genomic segment of Carassius auratus strain Wakin unplaced genomic scaffold, ASM336829v1 scaf_tig00216410, whole genome shotgun sequence includes these proteins:
- the LOC113098069 gene encoding kinesin-like protein KIF23 isoform X3 encodes MIRQAKGKTPRRPPPKKPSNSQKDPVGVYCRVRPLGEEDEECCIEVISNTTIQLHAPDGLKANRNGEFKETQYSFKKVFGIKTSQMELFEDVAKPLVEDLIHCKNGLLFTYGVTGSGKTYTMTGSPGQGGLLPRSLDMIFNSISPYQAKRYVFKPDDKNGMEVQNQIDALLDRQKRDSQTSVPKTPTARRFDPEFADMISPDEACKAGGVDEDSSYSVFVSYIEIYNNYIYDLLEETPFDPIKPKPPQSKILREDQNHNMYVAGCTEVEVKSTEEAFEVFWRGQKKRRIANTQLNRESSRSHSVFIIKLAQAPLDADGDNVLQDKSQVNVSQLCLVDLAGSERTSRTRAEGSRLREAGNINQSLMTLRTCIEVLRENQMCGTNKMVPYRDSKVTHLFKNYFDGEGKVRMVVCVNPKADDYEETLLVMRFAEMTQEVEVARPVDRPICGFAAGRRQRNQAFKEELTRRLEERGGPLDGDSPTVLNQLLQSFPPLPPCEISGPNDDVTLPRLIEALEKRHKFRRMMVEEYNKTANMLKSVLQEQDSNLLSKENFIQEQRGRLGEKDKMIQNQKNEIDRLEKKSKMLEYKIDILQKTTNIYEEDKRSLQQELESREQRLQREMSEKRRMESRMQGIVTDAKLKWEKECERRVNAKQLEMQNKLWVKDEKLKQLKAIVTEGKSENREPQRPSREKDKVPAKRSASPSPVPSPYNGSQSSLSSLEPIYYFSQTIRPDPHFPRPGSVSVASCISEWEQGVPHSRRQGSQSPPDNRKRAQGLPDSLRRRRGRCWAREVPVQPAEVDLEETGHWTGPPVRPLHRRSHSAGGERWVDHKPNTNVDLDTVLQPNIPNSIKVNAPNEKALSKCDKYVLTHQEVASDGEIQTKLIKGEVFKTRGGGQSVQFTDIETLKQENPIASSRKRRSSESGPDGEPTEGSWTDVETRCSVAVEMRAGSNLGPGYQHHGYPKRRKP; translated from the exons ATGATTAGGCAAGC GAAGGGCAAGACCCCCCGCCGCCCTCCTCCAAAAAAGCCTTCCAACAGCCAGAAGGACCCTGTTGGA GTGTATTGTCGCGTGCGGCCACTGGGTGAAGAGGATGAGGAATGCTGCATTGAGGTTATAAGTAACACCACCATTCAGCTACATGCCCCTGATGGGCTCAAAGCCAACAGAAATGGTGAATTCAAAGAG ACACAATATTCCTTCAAAAAAGTGTTTGGAATTAAAACGTCCCAGATGGAATTATTTGAAGATGTTGCCAAACCTCTAGTAGAAGACCTCATTCACTGTAAAAATg gTCTTTTGTTCACCTATGGTGTCACTGGCAGCGGTAAAACCTACACAATGACTGGCTCACCTGGTCAAGGTGGGCTGCTTCCACGTTCACTCGACATGATCTTCAACAGCATTAGCCCCTACCAGGCCAAGAGATAT GTTTTCAAGCCTGATGATAAAAATGGCATGGAGGTGCAGAATCAGATCGACGCGCTCTTGGACCGACAGAAGCGAGACAGCCAGACATCTGTACCAAAGACTCCAACAGCAAG gcGATTTGACCCCGAGTTTGCTGACATGATCAGTCCAGACGAGGCTTGTAAGGCGGGTGGAGTGGATGAAGATAGCAGCTACAGTGTCTTTGTCTCTTACATTGAGATTTACAACAACTACATCTATGATCTCCTGGAAGAGACTCCCTTTGACCCGATAAAGCCCAA ACCACCCCAATCCAAAATACTGCGTGAAGATCAAAATCACAACATGTATGTGGCCGGGTGCACTGAGGTTGAGGTCAAGTCAACAGAGGAAGCTTTTGAAGTCTTTTGGAGAG GTCAGAAGAAGCGCAGGATTGCAAACACACAACTGAACCGTGAATCCAGCCGTTCTCACAGTGTGTTCATTATTAAATTGGCACAAGCACCTCTGGATGCAGATGGAGACAATGTGCTTCAG GATAAAAGTCAGGTAAATGTGAGCCAGTTGTGTCTGGTGGATCTGGCTGGCAGTGAACGCACCAGCCGAACCCGAGCAGAGGGCAGCCGTCTCCGTGAAGCAG GCAACATCAATCAATCTTTAATGACTCTGCGCACATGTATTGAGGTACTGAGGGAGAATCAGATGTGTGGCACAAACAAG ATGGTTCCTTACAGAGACTCCAAAGTgacccatctattcaagaactacTTTGATGGGGAAGGCAAAGTTAGGATGGTCGTGTGTGTAAATCCAAAAGCTGATGATTATGAGGAGACCTTG CTGGTGATGCGCTTTGCTGAGATGACTCAGGAGGTTGAAGTGGCCCGGCCTGTTGACAGGCCCATCTGTGGCTTTGCCGCTGGTCGCCGACAGAGAAACCAGGCCTTTAAAGAGGAGCTTACCCGCAGGCTGGAAGAACGTGGTGGTCCTTTAGATGgag ATTCTCCAACAGTATTGAACCAGCTGCTTCAGTCATTCCCTCCACTTCCTCCCTGTGAGATCTCTGGCCCTAACGATGATGTTACACTTCCTAGACTCATTGAAGCCCTGGAGAAGAGACACAAGTTTCGACGGATGATGGTTGAGGAGTACAATAAAACTG CCAACATGCTGAAGTCTGTGCTTCAAGAGCAGGACAGCAACCTTCTCTCTAAGGAGAACTTCATCCAAGAGCAACGTGGCCGGCTTGGTGAAAAGGACAAAATGATCCAAAACCAGAAGAATGAGATTGATCGTCTGgaaaagaaatccaaaatgttGGAGTACAAG ATTGACATTCTACAGAAGACCACCAACATCTATGAGGAGGACAAACGATCTCTACAGCAGGAACTGGAGAGCAGAGAACAGAGGCTGCAGAGGGAAATGTCTGAAAAGAGACGCATGGAATCACGCATGCAGGGCATCGTAACGGACGCCAAGCTCAAGTGGGAgaaggagtgt GAGAGGCGGGTAAATGCCAAGCAGCTGGAAATGCAGAATAAACTGTGGGTGAAGGATGAGAAACTCAAACAGCTCAAAGCCATTGTGACTGAGGGAAAGTCGGAGAACCGGGAGCCACAGCGGCCCTCCAGAGAAAAGGACAAAGTGCCTGCCAAGAGATCTGCTTCCCCGTCCCCTGTTCCT TCTCCCTACAATGGCTCTCAGTCATCCCTCTCCTCTCTGGAGCCCATATATTACTTCTCTCAGACGATCAGGCCAGATCCCCACTTCCCCAGACCAGGCAGTGTGTCTGTGGCCTCCTGCATCTCTGAGTGGGAGCAGGGTGTCCCGCACTCTCGTAGGCAGGGTAGCCAGTCACCTCCAGACAATAGGAAGAGAGCTCAGGGCCTTCCCGACAGTCTTAGAAGGAGGAGAGGCAGGTGCTGGGCCAGAGAGGTGCCTGTCCAGCCAGCAGAGGTAGATCTAGAGGAAACGGGTCACTGG ACCGGGCCGCCGGTTCGGCCTCTACACAGGCGCTCACACTCCGCAGGTGGGGAGAGGTGGGTTGATCATAAACCCAACACTAATGTGGACCTGGATACAGTCCTGCAGCCAAACATCCCCAATTCCATCAAAGTGAACGCTCCCAATGAGAAAGCTCTGTCCAAGTGTGACAAGTATGTTCTGACACACCAGGAGGTTGCATCAGATGGAGAAATTCAGACCAAGCTAATCAAG GGTGAAGTGTTCAAAACTAGAGGTGGAGGACAGTCTGTTCAGTTCACGGATATTGAAACGCTCAAGCAGGAAAACCCTATTGCATCGAG cCGTAAGAGACGATCATCAGAGAGTGGCCCGGATGGTGAGCCTACGGAAGGAAGCTGGACTGATGTGGAGACACGG TGCTCTGTGGCTGTGGAGATGAGAGCTGGCTCAAACCTAGGACCTGGATACCAACATCACGGATATCCAAA ACGCAGAAAGCCTTGA
- the LOC113098069 gene encoding kinesin-like protein KIF23 isoform X2: MIRQAKGKTPRRPPPKKPSNSQKDPVGVYCRVRPLGEEDEECCIEVISNTTIQLHAPDGLKANRNGEFKETQYSFKKVFGIKTSQMELFEDVAKPLVEDLIHCKNGLLFTYGVTGSGKTYTMTGSPGQGGLLPRSLDMIFNSISPYQAKRYVFKPDDKNGMEVQNQIDALLDRQKRDSQTSVPKTPTARRFDPEFADMISPDEACKAGGVDEDSSYSVFVSYIEIYNNYIYDLLEETPFDPIKPKWNGAGTPLKNNTEFIPPQSKILREDQNHNMYVAGCTEVEVKSTEEAFEVFWRGQKKRRIANTQLNRESSRSHSVFIIKLAQAPLDADGDNVLQDKSQVNVSQLCLVDLAGSERTSRTRAEGSRLREAGNINQSLMTLRTCIEVLRENQMCGTNKMVPYRDSKVTHLFKNYFDGEGKVRMVVCVNPKADDYEETLLVMRFAEMTQEVEVARPVDRPICGFAAGRRQRNQAFKEELTRRLEERGGPLDGDSPTVLNQLLQSFPPLPPCEISGPNDDVTLPRLIEALEKRHKFRRMMVEEYNKTANMLKSVLQEQDSNLLSKENFIQEQRGRLGEKDKMIQNQKNEIDRLEKKSKMLEYKIDILQKTTNIYEEDKRSLQQELESREQRLQREMSEKRRMESRMQGIVTDAKLKWEKECERRVNAKQLEMQNKLWVKDEKLKQLKAIVTEGKSENREPQRPSREKDKVPAKRSASPSPVPSPYNGSQSSLSSLEPIYYFSQTIRPDPHFPRPGSVSVASCISEWEQGVPHSRRQGSQSPPDNRKRAQGLPDSLRRRRGRCWAREVPVQPAETGPPVRPLHRRSHSAGGERWVDHKPNTNVDLDTVLQPNIPNSIKVNAPNEKALSKCDKYVLTHQEVASDGEIQTKLIKGEVFKTRGGGQSVQFTDIETLKQENPIASSRKRRSSESGPDGEPTEGSWTDVETRCSVAVEMRAGSNLGPGYQHHGYPKRRKP, from the exons ATGATTAGGCAAGC GAAGGGCAAGACCCCCCGCCGCCCTCCTCCAAAAAAGCCTTCCAACAGCCAGAAGGACCCTGTTGGA GTGTATTGTCGCGTGCGGCCACTGGGTGAAGAGGATGAGGAATGCTGCATTGAGGTTATAAGTAACACCACCATTCAGCTACATGCCCCTGATGGGCTCAAAGCCAACAGAAATGGTGAATTCAAAGAG ACACAATATTCCTTCAAAAAAGTGTTTGGAATTAAAACGTCCCAGATGGAATTATTTGAAGATGTTGCCAAACCTCTAGTAGAAGACCTCATTCACTGTAAAAATg gTCTTTTGTTCACCTATGGTGTCACTGGCAGCGGTAAAACCTACACAATGACTGGCTCACCTGGTCAAGGTGGGCTGCTTCCACGTTCACTCGACATGATCTTCAACAGCATTAGCCCCTACCAGGCCAAGAGATAT GTTTTCAAGCCTGATGATAAAAATGGCATGGAGGTGCAGAATCAGATCGACGCGCTCTTGGACCGACAGAAGCGAGACAGCCAGACATCTGTACCAAAGACTCCAACAGCAAG gcGATTTGACCCCGAGTTTGCTGACATGATCAGTCCAGACGAGGCTTGTAAGGCGGGTGGAGTGGATGAAGATAGCAGCTACAGTGTCTTTGTCTCTTACATTGAGATTTACAACAACTACATCTATGATCTCCTGGAAGAGACTCCCTTTGACCCGATAAAGCCCAA GTGGAATGGTGCAGGCACACCTCTGAAAAACAACACTGAGTTCAT ACCACCCCAATCCAAAATACTGCGTGAAGATCAAAATCACAACATGTATGTGGCCGGGTGCACTGAGGTTGAGGTCAAGTCAACAGAGGAAGCTTTTGAAGTCTTTTGGAGAG GTCAGAAGAAGCGCAGGATTGCAAACACACAACTGAACCGTGAATCCAGCCGTTCTCACAGTGTGTTCATTATTAAATTGGCACAAGCACCTCTGGATGCAGATGGAGACAATGTGCTTCAG GATAAAAGTCAGGTAAATGTGAGCCAGTTGTGTCTGGTGGATCTGGCTGGCAGTGAACGCACCAGCCGAACCCGAGCAGAGGGCAGCCGTCTCCGTGAAGCAG GCAACATCAATCAATCTTTAATGACTCTGCGCACATGTATTGAGGTACTGAGGGAGAATCAGATGTGTGGCACAAACAAG ATGGTTCCTTACAGAGACTCCAAAGTgacccatctattcaagaactacTTTGATGGGGAAGGCAAAGTTAGGATGGTCGTGTGTGTAAATCCAAAAGCTGATGATTATGAGGAGACCTTG CTGGTGATGCGCTTTGCTGAGATGACTCAGGAGGTTGAAGTGGCCCGGCCTGTTGACAGGCCCATCTGTGGCTTTGCCGCTGGTCGCCGACAGAGAAACCAGGCCTTTAAAGAGGAGCTTACCCGCAGGCTGGAAGAACGTGGTGGTCCTTTAGATGgag ATTCTCCAACAGTATTGAACCAGCTGCTTCAGTCATTCCCTCCACTTCCTCCCTGTGAGATCTCTGGCCCTAACGATGATGTTACACTTCCTAGACTCATTGAAGCCCTGGAGAAGAGACACAAGTTTCGACGGATGATGGTTGAGGAGTACAATAAAACTG CCAACATGCTGAAGTCTGTGCTTCAAGAGCAGGACAGCAACCTTCTCTCTAAGGAGAACTTCATCCAAGAGCAACGTGGCCGGCTTGGTGAAAAGGACAAAATGATCCAAAACCAGAAGAATGAGATTGATCGTCTGgaaaagaaatccaaaatgttGGAGTACAAG ATTGACATTCTACAGAAGACCACCAACATCTATGAGGAGGACAAACGATCTCTACAGCAGGAACTGGAGAGCAGAGAACAGAGGCTGCAGAGGGAAATGTCTGAAAAGAGACGCATGGAATCACGCATGCAGGGCATCGTAACGGACGCCAAGCTCAAGTGGGAgaaggagtgt GAGAGGCGGGTAAATGCCAAGCAGCTGGAAATGCAGAATAAACTGTGGGTGAAGGATGAGAAACTCAAACAGCTCAAAGCCATTGTGACTGAGGGAAAGTCGGAGAACCGGGAGCCACAGCGGCCCTCCAGAGAAAAGGACAAAGTGCCTGCCAAGAGATCTGCTTCCCCGTCCCCTGTTCCT TCTCCCTACAATGGCTCTCAGTCATCCCTCTCCTCTCTGGAGCCCATATATTACTTCTCTCAGACGATCAGGCCAGATCCCCACTTCCCCAGACCAGGCAGTGTGTCTGTGGCCTCCTGCATCTCTGAGTGGGAGCAGGGTGTCCCGCACTCTCGTAGGCAGGGTAGCCAGTCACCTCCAGACAATAGGAAGAGAGCTCAGGGCCTTCCCGACAGTCTTAGAAGGAGGAGAGGCAGGTGCTGGGCCAGAGAGGTGCCTGTCCAGCCAGCAGAG ACCGGGCCGCCGGTTCGGCCTCTACACAGGCGCTCACACTCCGCAGGTGGGGAGAGGTGGGTTGATCATAAACCCAACACTAATGTGGACCTGGATACAGTCCTGCAGCCAAACATCCCCAATTCCATCAAAGTGAACGCTCCCAATGAGAAAGCTCTGTCCAAGTGTGACAAGTATGTTCTGACACACCAGGAGGTTGCATCAGATGGAGAAATTCAGACCAAGCTAATCAAG GGTGAAGTGTTCAAAACTAGAGGTGGAGGACAGTCTGTTCAGTTCACGGATATTGAAACGCTCAAGCAGGAAAACCCTATTGCATCGAG cCGTAAGAGACGATCATCAGAGAGTGGCCCGGATGGTGAGCCTACGGAAGGAAGCTGGACTGATGTGGAGACACGG TGCTCTGTGGCTGTGGAGATGAGAGCTGGCTCAAACCTAGGACCTGGATACCAACATCACGGATATCCAAA ACGCAGAAAGCCTTGA
- the LOC113098069 gene encoding kinesin-like protein KIF23 isoform X1, which translates to MIRQAKGKTPRRPPPKKPSNSQKDPVGVYCRVRPLGEEDEECCIEVISNTTIQLHAPDGLKANRNGEFKETQYSFKKVFGIKTSQMELFEDVAKPLVEDLIHCKNGLLFTYGVTGSGKTYTMTGSPGQGGLLPRSLDMIFNSISPYQAKRYVFKPDDKNGMEVQNQIDALLDRQKRDSQTSVPKTPTARRFDPEFADMISPDEACKAGGVDEDSSYSVFVSYIEIYNNYIYDLLEETPFDPIKPKWNGAGTPLKNNTEFIPPQSKILREDQNHNMYVAGCTEVEVKSTEEAFEVFWRGQKKRRIANTQLNRESSRSHSVFIIKLAQAPLDADGDNVLQDKSQVNVSQLCLVDLAGSERTSRTRAEGSRLREAGNINQSLMTLRTCIEVLRENQMCGTNKMVPYRDSKVTHLFKNYFDGEGKVRMVVCVNPKADDYEETLLVMRFAEMTQEVEVARPVDRPICGFAAGRRQRNQAFKEELTRRLEERGGPLDGDSPTVLNQLLQSFPPLPPCEISGPNDDVTLPRLIEALEKRHKFRRMMVEEYNKTANMLKSVLQEQDSNLLSKENFIQEQRGRLGEKDKMIQNQKNEIDRLEKKSKMLEYKIDILQKTTNIYEEDKRSLQQELESREQRLQREMSEKRRMESRMQGIVTDAKLKWEKECERRVNAKQLEMQNKLWVKDEKLKQLKAIVTEGKSENREPQRPSREKDKVPAKRSASPSPVPSPYNGSQSSLSSLEPIYYFSQTIRPDPHFPRPGSVSVASCISEWEQGVPHSRRQGSQSPPDNRKRAQGLPDSLRRRRGRCWAREVPVQPAEVDLEETGHWTGPPVRPLHRRSHSAGGERWVDHKPNTNVDLDTVLQPNIPNSIKVNAPNEKALSKCDKYVLTHQEVASDGEIQTKLIKGEVFKTRGGGQSVQFTDIETLKQENPIASSRKRRSSESGPDGEPTEGSWTDVETRCSVAVEMRAGSNLGPGYQHHGYPKRRKP; encoded by the exons ATGATTAGGCAAGC GAAGGGCAAGACCCCCCGCCGCCCTCCTCCAAAAAAGCCTTCCAACAGCCAGAAGGACCCTGTTGGA GTGTATTGTCGCGTGCGGCCACTGGGTGAAGAGGATGAGGAATGCTGCATTGAGGTTATAAGTAACACCACCATTCAGCTACATGCCCCTGATGGGCTCAAAGCCAACAGAAATGGTGAATTCAAAGAG ACACAATATTCCTTCAAAAAAGTGTTTGGAATTAAAACGTCCCAGATGGAATTATTTGAAGATGTTGCCAAACCTCTAGTAGAAGACCTCATTCACTGTAAAAATg gTCTTTTGTTCACCTATGGTGTCACTGGCAGCGGTAAAACCTACACAATGACTGGCTCACCTGGTCAAGGTGGGCTGCTTCCACGTTCACTCGACATGATCTTCAACAGCATTAGCCCCTACCAGGCCAAGAGATAT GTTTTCAAGCCTGATGATAAAAATGGCATGGAGGTGCAGAATCAGATCGACGCGCTCTTGGACCGACAGAAGCGAGACAGCCAGACATCTGTACCAAAGACTCCAACAGCAAG gcGATTTGACCCCGAGTTTGCTGACATGATCAGTCCAGACGAGGCTTGTAAGGCGGGTGGAGTGGATGAAGATAGCAGCTACAGTGTCTTTGTCTCTTACATTGAGATTTACAACAACTACATCTATGATCTCCTGGAAGAGACTCCCTTTGACCCGATAAAGCCCAA GTGGAATGGTGCAGGCACACCTCTGAAAAACAACACTGAGTTCAT ACCACCCCAATCCAAAATACTGCGTGAAGATCAAAATCACAACATGTATGTGGCCGGGTGCACTGAGGTTGAGGTCAAGTCAACAGAGGAAGCTTTTGAAGTCTTTTGGAGAG GTCAGAAGAAGCGCAGGATTGCAAACACACAACTGAACCGTGAATCCAGCCGTTCTCACAGTGTGTTCATTATTAAATTGGCACAAGCACCTCTGGATGCAGATGGAGACAATGTGCTTCAG GATAAAAGTCAGGTAAATGTGAGCCAGTTGTGTCTGGTGGATCTGGCTGGCAGTGAACGCACCAGCCGAACCCGAGCAGAGGGCAGCCGTCTCCGTGAAGCAG GCAACATCAATCAATCTTTAATGACTCTGCGCACATGTATTGAGGTACTGAGGGAGAATCAGATGTGTGGCACAAACAAG ATGGTTCCTTACAGAGACTCCAAAGTgacccatctattcaagaactacTTTGATGGGGAAGGCAAAGTTAGGATGGTCGTGTGTGTAAATCCAAAAGCTGATGATTATGAGGAGACCTTG CTGGTGATGCGCTTTGCTGAGATGACTCAGGAGGTTGAAGTGGCCCGGCCTGTTGACAGGCCCATCTGTGGCTTTGCCGCTGGTCGCCGACAGAGAAACCAGGCCTTTAAAGAGGAGCTTACCCGCAGGCTGGAAGAACGTGGTGGTCCTTTAGATGgag ATTCTCCAACAGTATTGAACCAGCTGCTTCAGTCATTCCCTCCACTTCCTCCCTGTGAGATCTCTGGCCCTAACGATGATGTTACACTTCCTAGACTCATTGAAGCCCTGGAGAAGAGACACAAGTTTCGACGGATGATGGTTGAGGAGTACAATAAAACTG CCAACATGCTGAAGTCTGTGCTTCAAGAGCAGGACAGCAACCTTCTCTCTAAGGAGAACTTCATCCAAGAGCAACGTGGCCGGCTTGGTGAAAAGGACAAAATGATCCAAAACCAGAAGAATGAGATTGATCGTCTGgaaaagaaatccaaaatgttGGAGTACAAG ATTGACATTCTACAGAAGACCACCAACATCTATGAGGAGGACAAACGATCTCTACAGCAGGAACTGGAGAGCAGAGAACAGAGGCTGCAGAGGGAAATGTCTGAAAAGAGACGCATGGAATCACGCATGCAGGGCATCGTAACGGACGCCAAGCTCAAGTGGGAgaaggagtgt GAGAGGCGGGTAAATGCCAAGCAGCTGGAAATGCAGAATAAACTGTGGGTGAAGGATGAGAAACTCAAACAGCTCAAAGCCATTGTGACTGAGGGAAAGTCGGAGAACCGGGAGCCACAGCGGCCCTCCAGAGAAAAGGACAAAGTGCCTGCCAAGAGATCTGCTTCCCCGTCCCCTGTTCCT TCTCCCTACAATGGCTCTCAGTCATCCCTCTCCTCTCTGGAGCCCATATATTACTTCTCTCAGACGATCAGGCCAGATCCCCACTTCCCCAGACCAGGCAGTGTGTCTGTGGCCTCCTGCATCTCTGAGTGGGAGCAGGGTGTCCCGCACTCTCGTAGGCAGGGTAGCCAGTCACCTCCAGACAATAGGAAGAGAGCTCAGGGCCTTCCCGACAGTCTTAGAAGGAGGAGAGGCAGGTGCTGGGCCAGAGAGGTGCCTGTCCAGCCAGCAGAGGTAGATCTAGAGGAAACGGGTCACTGG ACCGGGCCGCCGGTTCGGCCTCTACACAGGCGCTCACACTCCGCAGGTGGGGAGAGGTGGGTTGATCATAAACCCAACACTAATGTGGACCTGGATACAGTCCTGCAGCCAAACATCCCCAATTCCATCAAAGTGAACGCTCCCAATGAGAAAGCTCTGTCCAAGTGTGACAAGTATGTTCTGACACACCAGGAGGTTGCATCAGATGGAGAAATTCAGACCAAGCTAATCAAG GGTGAAGTGTTCAAAACTAGAGGTGGAGGACAGTCTGTTCAGTTCACGGATATTGAAACGCTCAAGCAGGAAAACCCTATTGCATCGAG cCGTAAGAGACGATCATCAGAGAGTGGCCCGGATGGTGAGCCTACGGAAGGAAGCTGGACTGATGTGGAGACACGG TGCTCTGTGGCTGTGGAGATGAGAGCTGGCTCAAACCTAGGACCTGGATACCAACATCACGGATATCCAAA ACGCAGAAAGCCTTGA